The uncultured Methanoregula sp. genomic sequence TTGAGGATCCAGGCAACATTCGCAGCTTTTCCGCGCCTGCCGCTCCGTCCCATCCGCTGGAGAAACGAGGAAACCGTTGTTGGCGGGCTCACCTGGACCACGATGTCGAGATCCCCGATATCAATCCCGAGCTCCAGGGTGCTCGTGCAGATAATACAGGCACCCCCCTCTGCCGAGAAGGCCTCTTCTGCTGATCTCCGCGTCGCCGTGGAAAGAGAGGAGTGATGAATACGGAGATTTTTTATCCGGCCGACAAGAGACTGTGCAAGATATTCTGCAACACTCCGGCTGTTCACAAAAACCAGTGCTTTTTTACCCGTCACAATCCTCACGAGGGCTTCGATCCTTTTATTCTCCTCAGGCTCAATGATGAACCGGAATTCCTTTTCCTGCGGGGCAGATGGCACAGAAACAAGCGTTTCCCCATGACGGCTGTCAGATAGCCAGCGGAGAACCTCGTCCGGGTTCCCTGTCGTTGCAGAGAGACCGATCCGCTGGATTTTTCTTTGGGCAATCCTGTCCATCCGGTCGAGCAGTACTTTTAAGTGGACGCCACGCTCCGTTTCCACGAAAGCATGGAGTTCATCCACAATAATATACCGGACCTGGCGGAGGGAAGGGGAGAGTGTTTTCTCATGGAACAGAACCTCAAGAGATTCAGGAGTGATCATCAGGAAATGCGGGGGCTCGCCATCTTTCCACGAACGTTCGCCACGGGAAACGTCGCCATGCCATTTCATAACGGAGAGTGACGTGGGTATACAGAATGCAGAAAAACGCTCTTCCTGGTCATTGATAAGGGCTTTGAGGGGAGCAATGTACAGGCATACCACACCCGTCCGGCCGTGTTTGAGAAGATCGTCCATGACCGGGATCAGGGCAGCTTCTGATTTCCCTCCTGCAGTAGGGGCGATGACCAGCGTGTCGTTCCCTGCTGCTACTGCGGCGTACGTGCGCTCCTGCACTTCGCGCAGCTCGGTCCAGTCCAGTCTCTGTGCAAGGACCTGCTGGAGGGATTCATGGAGCCTGGAAAAGATGGATGACACGGTTAACAATGAGAGCGTTGAGCCGCAACCGATATGGTCTTTCCTCAGGAGTTATTCGGAAGAGAAGTTGCGGTGAATGTACACCCGTGTTCTCCGGAGTGCAACTGAAAACACATATATATCGTAATTTCCAGAATATTAACCGGTAAACAATGATATCACCATGGGTTTGTAATACCGTTTCTTTCCCGAGCCCATGCTTCGCATTCTTCTTTAGATAGGGGACCTTTTCAGTCTGGTCCCCGTGTAATGTCGTGATGAAGAGTTTACCAGAGGTTTTCTCATGATTTTTGGAATTCCCGATCCGCAGATATTGCTCGGCTATGGTCTTGCCATCGGCTTAGCGCTGGCGTGTATTGTGTATGGTTTGCTGAACTGGAACAAGGGAGGCAACAGCGATGGCAGTTAATCCTCTGACGATGACCGCGCTTGTCCTCGTTTACATCGCAGCTACGCTCATCATTGGTTACATCGGCTATAAAAAGACAAAGAATGCCGAGGACTACCTCGTTGCCGGCCGGGACAGCCACCCGGTGATCATCGCCCTCTCGTACGGTGCCACCTTCATCTCCACTTCTGCAATCATTGGATTTGGGGGTGCGGCAGCAAACATGGGAATGGGGCTCATCTGGCTCACGGTCCTGAACATTGGTCTTGGGATCCTTCTCGCCTTCGTCCTGTTCGGTAAGAAGACGCGGGAGATCGGCCAGCGGCTTTCTGCGGTTACGTTTCCGGACCTTATGTGCAAGATCTACAAGTCTCCGCTCCTCCAGTATATCGCGGGCTTCATCATCGTAATTTCAATGCCGCTCTATACTGCGGCCATCCTGATTGGCGGGGCACGGTTCATTGAACCCACGCTCGGCATCTCCTATTCCACGTCGCTGATTCTCTTCGCTCTTATCACGGCGGTTTATGTGGTATTCGGTGGGCTCATCGCCGTCATGTACACGGATGCCTTCCAGGGGACGATCATGCTGATCGGCATGACCGTCCTCCTTGCCCTCACCCTTATTGTTGTGGGTGGATTCACGACAGGAACCACTGCGCTCACGAATATGGCGCACCTTGTTCCAAAAGCTCTCGCGGACCAGGGAATGACGGGCTGGACCACAATGCCGGTGCTCTGGTCTCCCCTGTGGTTCACCCTAGTCACGACACTGGTCATGGGTGTGGGTATCGGGGTTCTCGCCCAGCCTCAGCTGGTAGTTCGGTTCATGACGGCAAAGGACAATAAGTCCTTAAACCGGGCGATACTTGTCGGCGGACCGTTCATCCTGATGATGACCGGGGTTGCGTTCACGGTAGGTGCACTCAGCAACGTGTACTTCTTCCAGACCTCGGGCCAGATCGCCATTGATGCTGCCGGAGGAAATGTGGATGCGATCATGCCGCTCTTCATCAACGGGGCAATGCCTGATATCTTTGTGGTGATCTTCCTGCTCACCCTGCTCGCAGCTGCCATGTCCACGCTCAGTGCGCTCTACCATGCGATGGGGACAGCACTTATCTGTGATCTCTGGGGGAGAGGCAAGGCCTGTGCTCTCTCGATGCGGGCACACCAGTATGGCATCATCCTGATGATGGTGGTCTCCACACTTCTTGCATTCCTGCTTCCCATCAGTATCATTGCCCGGGCAACTGCAATGTTCATGGGTCTTTGTGCCTGCGCTTTTTTACCGGCATTTGCCGTGGGAGTCTATGCCAAAGCCCCGTCCACGAGGGCAGCTCTCTGGAGTATGGTCACCGGTGCGGTGATCTGGTTTGTCTGGACAGCATTTTTCCATGCAGCAGAAGCGAAACCTCTGGGTCTCTGCCAGGCTCTTTTCGGCAAAGTCACCCTGCTGGGCTCTCCCTGGAATGCCGTGGATCCGATTGTTATTGCCCTTCCCGTATCTCTCGTGGTCATGATCATCCTGCAATGCCAGTACGGCAAAGACCAGCCGGCTGTAGCAGTCCCCGCGTGATATGGCAGCCATTCTCAT encodes the following:
- a CDS encoding symporter small accessory protein, with protein sequence MIFGIPDPQILLGYGLAIGLALACIVYGLLNWNKGGNSDGS
- a CDS encoding sodium:solute symporter family protein; its protein translation is MAVNPLTMTALVLVYIAATLIIGYIGYKKTKNAEDYLVAGRDSHPVIIALSYGATFISTSAIIGFGGAAANMGMGLIWLTVLNIGLGILLAFVLFGKKTREIGQRLSAVTFPDLMCKIYKSPLLQYIAGFIIVISMPLYTAAILIGGARFIEPTLGISYSTSLILFALITAVYVVFGGLIAVMYTDAFQGTIMLIGMTVLLALTLIVVGGFTTGTTALTNMAHLVPKALADQGMTGWTTMPVLWSPLWFTLVTTLVMGVGIGVLAQPQLVVRFMTAKDNKSLNRAILVGGPFILMMTGVAFTVGALSNVYFFQTSGQIAIDAAGGNVDAIMPLFINGAMPDIFVVIFLLTLLAAAMSTLSALYHAMGTALICDLWGRGKACALSMRAHQYGIILMMVVSTLLAFLLPISIIARATAMFMGLCACAFLPAFAVGVYAKAPSTRAALWSMVTGAVIWFVWTAFFHAAEAKPLGLCQALFGKVTLLGSPWNAVDPIVIALPVSLVVMIILQCQYGKDQPAVAVPA